In Rubrivirga marina, the following are encoded in one genomic region:
- a CDS encoding YfcC family protein, producing MPDDAPTPRFRAPDTTLILFGIIVLAALLTWIVPPGEFARNEIEVEGVGTREVVVPGSYERIEREGSDLGARVVHSVAMIFKAPILGFIDEDAAPIIAFVLLVGGAFAVLTETGAVDAALRRVVAGAERSPVLDLLLIPLFIAVFSLGGAVFGMSEETIPFVLIFVPLALALGYDAITGAAIPFLGSGAGFAAAFLNPFTVGVAQGIAGVALFSGLAFRVGLWIVVTAIVTGFVMWHARRVRRDATSSPMHGLDVEPMRALDAEGAAFTGRHGAVLLAFALGIVALVTGVLTAGWYIVEIAALFVALAAVLGAVGGLGGNGTAKAFMAGVRDLAPTAVIIGLARGILVVLQDGQVVDTILNALASGLGGAGATVAASAMFGIQTAINFFVPSGSGQAALTMPLMAPLADLVGVSRQTAVLAFQMGDGFTNMIIPTSPVLMGVLSLARVPWPTWARWILPLQIGLFALGVVVLTIAVAVGYA from the coding sequence ATGCCCGACGACGCCCCGACGCCCCGCTTCCGCGCACCTGACACGACGCTGATCCTGTTCGGCATCATCGTCCTCGCGGCCCTGCTGACCTGGATCGTCCCCCCGGGGGAGTTCGCCCGCAATGAGATCGAGGTGGAGGGAGTCGGCACCCGAGAGGTCGTCGTGCCGGGCTCCTACGAGCGGATCGAGCGCGAGGGGAGTGACCTGGGCGCACGTGTGGTCCACAGCGTCGCCATGATCTTCAAGGCGCCGATCCTGGGGTTCATCGACGAGGACGCGGCGCCGATCATCGCGTTCGTCCTCCTCGTGGGCGGCGCGTTCGCCGTGCTCACGGAGACGGGGGCCGTGGACGCCGCGCTGCGGCGCGTCGTCGCCGGGGCCGAGCGGTCGCCAGTCTTGGATCTGTTGCTGATCCCACTCTTCATCGCCGTGTTCTCGCTCGGCGGGGCCGTATTTGGAATGTCGGAGGAGACGATCCCGTTCGTCCTCATCTTCGTCCCGCTCGCGCTCGCGCTCGGCTACGATGCCATCACGGGCGCGGCGATCCCGTTCCTCGGCTCGGGGGCCGGGTTCGCGGCGGCGTTCCTGAACCCGTTCACGGTCGGCGTGGCGCAGGGGATCGCGGGCGTCGCCCTGTTCAGCGGGCTCGCGTTCCGCGTCGGGCTGTGGATCGTGGTCACGGCCATCGTCACCGGCTTCGTGATGTGGCACGCGCGGCGGGTCCGGCGCGACGCGACGAGCAGTCCCATGCACGGGCTCGACGTGGAGCCCATGCGGGCGCTCGACGCGGAGGGCGCGGCGTTCACCGGCCGCCACGGCGCCGTGCTGCTGGCGTTCGCCCTCGGCATCGTCGCCCTCGTGACGGGCGTGCTCACGGCCGGGTGGTACATCGTCGAGATCGCGGCCCTCTTCGTGGCGCTGGCCGCCGTCCTCGGCGCCGTCGGCGGGCTGGGGGGGAACGGGACGGCGAAGGCGTTCATGGCCGGCGTCCGCGACCTCGCGCCGACGGCCGTCATCATCGGCCTGGCGCGGGGGATCCTCGTCGTCCTCCAAGATGGTCAGGTGGTGGACACGATCCTCAACGCCCTGGCGTCCGGGCTGGGCGGGGCCGGCGCCACCGTGGCCGCCTCGGCGATGTTCGGGATCCAGACGGCGATCAACTTTTTCGTCCCTTCAGGGAGCGGGCAGGCCGCGCTCACGATGCCGCTCATGGCGCCGCTCGCGGACCTCGTCGGGGTGAGCCGCCAGACGGCCGTTCTCGCGTTCCAGATGGGCGACGGGTTCACGAACATGATCATCCCCACCAGCCCGGTCCTGATGGGCGTCCTCTCGCTCGCGCGCGTGCCCTGGCCGACGTGGGCGCGGTGGATTCTCCCGCTGCAGATCGGGCTGTTCGCGCTCGGCGTCGTCGTCCTCACGATCGCCGTCGCCGTCGGCTACGCGTGA
- a CDS encoding tetratricopeptide repeat protein → MRRAPLLLLLLTTAATAQSGVDARLEGRFVRALTAVAIEDYETARETLDQILETTPGDASVLAVRAEVATGLGATADAVYYARRATEAAPDDAAAWLAFSAALLDAGQLREAADAAGRAVTIDPHDLDALTSAAEIAARLGDPAAERDALTTLVRVGDTAAARLRLSTLAERAGDRDEALAQARAAARLAPTEPAVARRLSDLQGTDRPAPPASGAEAGEADDVDALLALIDADPRRVDLWAQALDALAASADPRAGATADDALLLFPSVPAVLAAAAEAYAAAGRADDARATAQRGLAALDLLGDDLPDADALRLRLDAVLSR, encoded by the coding sequence ATGCGCCGCGCCCCCCTCCTCCTGCTCCTCCTGACGACGGCGGCCACGGCCCAGAGCGGGGTCGACGCGCGGCTGGAGGGCCGTTTCGTCCGCGCCCTCACGGCGGTCGCGATCGAGGACTACGAGACGGCCCGCGAGACGCTCGACCAGATCCTCGAGACGACGCCTGGCGACGCGAGCGTCCTCGCCGTCCGCGCTGAAGTCGCGACGGGGCTCGGCGCGACGGCCGACGCGGTCTACTATGCCCGCCGCGCCACCGAGGCGGCCCCGGACGACGCCGCGGCTTGGCTCGCCTTCTCCGCCGCCCTCCTCGACGCCGGCCAGCTCCGCGAGGCCGCGGACGCCGCGGGCCGCGCCGTCACGATCGACCCCCACGACCTCGACGCGCTCACGTCGGCCGCGGAGATCGCCGCCCGGCTCGGCGACCCCGCCGCCGAGCGCGACGCCCTCACGACCCTGGTCCGCGTCGGCGACACGGCGGCGGCGCGGCTCCGTCTGTCGACGCTGGCCGAGCGGGCCGGCGACCGCGACGAGGCCCTCGCTCAGGCCCGGGCCGCCGCCCGTCTCGCCCCGACCGAGCCCGCTGTCGCCCGCCGTCTGTCGGACCTGCAGGGCACCGACCGCCCGGCTCCCCCCGCCTCGGGTGCCGAGGCGGGCGAGGCCGACGACGTCGACGCGCTCCTCGCCCTGATCGACGCCGACCCGCGGCGCGTCGACCTCTGGGCGCAGGCGCTCGACGCCCTCGCCGCCTCCGCCGACCCCCGCGCCGGGGCGACGGCCGATGACGCGCTCCTCCTCTTCCCGAGCGTCCCCGCCGTGCTCGCCGCGGCCGCCGAGGCCTACGCCGCCGCCGGCCGGGCCGACGACGCTCGGGCCACGGCACAGCGCGGGCTCGCCGCCCTCGACCTTCTCGGCGACGACCTCCCGGACGCCGACGCGCTCCGGCTCCGCCTCGACGCCGTCCTCTCCCGCTAG
- a CDS encoding DUF4292 domain-containing protein: MIARLSLLAALLLAGCVPTGPLVTDAPGDEQAAGFPNHTAEQIVAEVAASVAPVLSVAADGDLRIVQGGSDQSASFSLRSRLGDSTTVVVRGPLGITVARGLVTSDSVFVSNQLQDEFILGPLSAADAFVPGASEDARVVRAALGLLVPEADVAWTRTVQARTYQLTGRLPGGTGTRAYTIDPALWRVVRVVDFGPDGRQAGLQQVDAFDTVDGVVLPRQVRLESTDTQIELEHRRLQVNPPDLRLRFSRPEGYEVIEIQ, encoded by the coding sequence GTGATCGCCCGTCTCTCGCTCCTCGCCGCGCTGCTCCTGGCCGGCTGCGTCCCCACCGGCCCGCTCGTCACCGACGCGCCCGGCGACGAGCAAGCCGCCGGCTTCCCGAACCACACGGCCGAGCAGATCGTCGCCGAGGTCGCCGCGTCGGTGGCGCCGGTGCTAAGCGTCGCAGCCGACGGGGACCTCCGGATCGTGCAGGGCGGGAGCGACCAGAGCGCATCGTTCAGCCTCCGCAGCCGTCTCGGCGACAGCACGACGGTCGTCGTCCGCGGCCCGCTCGGCATCACGGTCGCCCGCGGCCTCGTCACGTCCGACTCCGTGTTCGTGTCGAACCAACTCCAGGACGAGTTCATCCTCGGCCCGCTCTCGGCCGCCGACGCGTTCGTGCCCGGCGCCAGCGAGGACGCCCGGGTCGTCCGCGCCGCCCTCGGCCTCCTCGTCCCAGAGGCCGACGTAGCCTGGACGCGGACGGTCCAAGCCCGGACCTACCAACTCACGGGGCGGCTCCCCGGTGGCACAGGCACCCGGGCGTACACGATCGACCCGGCCCTCTGGCGCGTCGTCCGCGTGGTGGACTTCGGGCCGGACGGGCGGCAAGCCGGCCTCCAGCAGGTCGACGCGTTCGACACCGTCGACGGCGTCGTGCTGCCCCGCCAGGTTCGATTGGAGAGCACGGACACGCAGATCGAGTTGGAGCATCGGCGTCTGCAGGTCAACCCGCCCGACCTCCGGCTTCGGTTCTCCCGCCCGGAGGGCTACGAGGTCATCGAGATCCAGTAG
- a CDS encoding murein hydrolase activator EnvC family protein: MLRAALLCCLVTAPAFAQDRAATEQRLSSLRDQISAVERQVRQTRGQEQSALQALEGLEAEVQLRETLVAGYRNRIDTTRAETQTLRRSIERLETEIEDAKRSYRTRARHAYMHGRRNSLALILAAGSVNQMIVRARYLQQFARRRRGQVERIAQKTGEMRGREQEVRESLEETQRLLQQSQAEQARIAQSRRERAALVTDLRSQRGRLERELQQRRTDAQQLAGLVQDLVAQERARAEAERQRRAAEEAERQRQAAAAAEAARVAEVQRRAREAERRAQEADQIRRRPEPRTTTPDPSPPIAAAEPPPAPTPAPPPTPAARPAPPPEPAEDRVVDLTGSFRSNRGRLPRPVEGTVTGSFGTRTDPVTNTTTSSPGIDISTRPGAPARAVFEGVVQRIGTIPTYGTYVMISHGEFVTLYGNLSQVGVSQGQRIQAGQVVGRAGTTAQRRGSSLFFALYQGGQAVNPVSWFR, encoded by the coding sequence ATGCTCCGCGCCGCTCTTCTCTGCTGCCTCGTCACGGCCCCCGCCTTCGCGCAGGACCGGGCGGCCACGGAGCAGCGGCTGTCGAGCCTCCGCGACCAGATCTCGGCCGTCGAGCGGCAGGTCCGCCAGACCCGCGGCCAGGAGCAGAGCGCGCTCCAGGCGCTCGAAGGGCTCGAGGCCGAGGTCCAGCTCCGCGAGACGCTCGTCGCCGGCTACCGCAACCGGATCGACACGACGCGGGCGGAGACGCAAACGCTCCGGCGCTCGATCGAGCGGCTGGAGACCGAGATCGAGGACGCCAAGCGGTCGTACCGCACCCGCGCGCGCCACGCCTACATGCATGGCCGCCGCAACTCGCTCGCGCTCATCCTCGCCGCGGGCTCCGTCAACCAGATGATCGTCCGCGCCCGCTACCTCCAGCAGTTCGCGCGGCGCCGCCGCGGGCAGGTCGAGCGGATCGCGCAGAAGACGGGCGAGATGCGGGGGCGAGAGCAGGAAGTCCGGGAGTCGCTCGAGGAGACGCAGCGGCTCCTCCAGCAGAGCCAGGCCGAGCAGGCGCGGATCGCCCAGAGCCGCCGCGAGCGCGCGGCCCTCGTGACCGACCTCCGCTCGCAACGCGGACGCCTCGAGCGCGAGCTCCAACAGCGCCGGACGGACGCGCAGCAACTCGCCGGCCTCGTCCAGGACCTCGTCGCCCAGGAGCGTGCGCGCGCCGAGGCGGAACGCCAGCGCCGCGCGGCCGAAGAGGCCGAGCGCCAGCGACAGGCCGCCGCCGCCGCCGAGGCGGCCCGGGTCGCGGAGGTCCAGCGGCGCGCCCGCGAGGCCGAGCGGCGCGCGCAGGAGGCCGACCAGATCCGACGCCGGCCGGAGCCTCGCACCACGACACCTGACCCCTCGCCTCCGATCGCTGCCGCGGAGCCGCCGCCCGCACCGACGCCTGCGCCCCCCCCGACGCCCGCGGCGCGCCCTGCCCCACCGCCGGAGCCCGCCGAGGACCGCGTCGTCGACCTCACGGGCTCGTTCCGCTCGAACCGCGGCCGCCTCCCCAGGCCCGTCGAGGGCACCGTCACCGGCTCGTTCGGGACGCGGACGGACCCCGTCACGAACACGACCACGTCGTCCCCCGGCATCGACATCTCGACGCGGCCCGGCGCGCCGGCGCGGGCCGTGTTCGAGGGCGTCGTCCAGCGGATCGGGACGATCCCGACCTATGGGACCTACGTGATGATCTCGCACGGCGAGTTCGTCACACTCTACGGCAACCTCTCGCAGGTCGGCGTCAGCCAGGGCCAGCGGATCCAGGCCGGGCAGGTCGTCGGACGGGCCGGCACGACGGCGCAGCGGCGCGGGTCGAGCCTGTTCTTCGCCCTCTACCAGGGGGGCCAGGCCGTCAACCCCGTGAGCTGGTTCCGCTAG
- a CDS encoding two-component regulator propeller domain-containing protein has translation MPVRLVLLLAVLATGAARSQTTDPAPDVRFDRLGLDLPHPEVQALAQDADGLIWIGTRDGLLRYDGLGPTLLRRDVGDARSLPSNDVEALLVDGAGRLWVGTQRGVARLDPRTDRFTRVTPAEGTCGGAATWLAETGPGQILYGSRRAGLCRLDAASGERQRIRVPWGGADGRAWEVQTVASGAAWVLGPRPEDACRVDPGPDARCRSIDLSGFGPRVLGLDAEGRLLAYGRPLDGGPHELRRWSRGRFVPVVRDLPEVGWTESADLVVVGREAWLGTATDGLLAVGLETSDWRWLGPRPGDPTSLPAPRVRALLVDRQGGAWVGTSRGVAAWRAPAQPFRVYRRFTGEPGEISDDRVNGMTEARGGALWVATNDGLNRLDPETDRFETFRIPEVQGAGPPAWVPDRDDPFRDAWWQVFEGADGTLWVGGKRAGLFRLDRRTGRFRREAEASRALGLTEADGTTPRGFGVRHIYEDEAGRLWVGTTGEGLALRQADGRWVGVFPASGAGSLPHPNVNRVHEAEDGTLWVGTDAGLARVVDPGAGREMTFEPVDLGESAPVWAVAESPATPGKLWVGTVGNGLLAFDPESGRAVRVGGDEFPSDLVYGVLTDETGQVWASTNRGLARYDPTSDCLSVYDAGNGLRDDAFDLMAFDRSPTTGELWFGGPNGLVRVDPDGVGLATYHPPVAFTGVEVFDRRRAGRPLDGDTIRVAHDENFLTVQFAALDYTAPRQLRYLYRLLGVDADWRETTGERPLATYTALEPGTYTLLVLGSNADGVWNDEPARLTIVVEPAWWQGIPARAVALLLLAGLGLVGVLGVMHLAARDYRRRQQDVADDLHRGPVRGIGEIGRDLDGVETDGEVVRRVRRRVGEVEVGLHDALIRLRPAAAGTLGLTRALDATVRRARQQAPDVAIQTDWSAAPASLPDDLQHDFVSVLACLLDHALQTADPDELRVTVTVDDTGIGLRVVADRPVAVRAPGLRRRLPGTKNPLVQALRIVRQRGGALDVEPTEAGSVVSVRLGR, from the coding sequence GTGCCCGTCCGCCTCGTCCTCCTGCTCGCCGTCCTCGCCACGGGTGCGGCGCGGTCCCAGACCACCGACCCGGCGCCCGACGTCCGGTTCGACCGGCTGGGGCTGGACCTGCCGCACCCCGAGGTTCAGGCGCTCGCGCAGGACGCCGACGGCTTGATCTGGATCGGCACGCGGGACGGGCTCCTCCGCTACGACGGCCTCGGCCCGACGCTGCTTCGGCGCGACGTCGGCGACGCCCGTTCGCTCCCCTCGAACGACGTGGAGGCCCTGCTGGTCGACGGCGCGGGCCGGCTCTGGGTCGGGACCCAACGCGGGGTCGCCCGCCTCGACCCGCGGACCGACCGGTTCACCCGTGTCACGCCGGCGGAGGGGACCTGTGGGGGCGCGGCGACGTGGCTCGCGGAGACGGGCCCCGGCCAGATCCTGTACGGGTCGCGCCGCGCCGGCCTCTGCCGCCTCGACGCCGCGTCCGGCGAGCGGCAGCGGATCCGCGTCCCGTGGGGCGGGGCGGACGGCCGCGCCTGGGAAGTCCAGACTGTCGCCAGCGGCGCCGCGTGGGTCCTCGGCCCGCGGCCCGAGGACGCGTGCCGCGTCGACCCCGGGCCGGACGCGCGGTGCCGGTCGATCGACCTCAGTGGGTTCGGCCCACGCGTGCTCGGGCTCGATGCTGAGGGGCGGCTGCTGGCGTACGGTCGCCCCCTCGACGGCGGCCCCCACGAGCTCCGCCGCTGGAGCCGCGGCCGGTTCGTCCCGGTCGTCCGGGACCTCCCCGAGGTGGGGTGGACCGAGAGCGCCGACCTCGTCGTCGTCGGGCGCGAGGCCTGGCTGGGGACGGCGACCGACGGCCTGCTGGCCGTCGGCCTGGAAACGAGCGACTGGCGCTGGCTGGGGCCGCGTCCCGGCGACCCGACGTCGCTCCCGGCCCCCCGCGTCCGCGCCCTGCTGGTGGACCGCCAGGGCGGGGCGTGGGTCGGGACGTCCCGCGGCGTGGCCGCGTGGCGGGCTCCGGCGCAGCCATTCCGCGTGTACCGCCGGTTCACGGGCGAACCCGGCGAGATCTCCGACGACCGCGTGAACGGGATGACCGAGGCGCGGGGCGGCGCGCTCTGGGTGGCGACGAACGACGGCCTCAACCGGCTCGACCCGGAGACCGACCGGTTCGAGACGTTCCGGATCCCGGAGGTCCAGGGCGCCGGCCCGCCCGCCTGGGTGCCCGACCGCGACGACCCCTTCCGCGACGCGTGGTGGCAGGTCTTCGAAGGCGCCGACGGGACGCTGTGGGTGGGGGGCAAGCGGGCCGGCCTCTTCCGCCTCGACCGCCGCACCGGCCGGTTCCGTCGCGAGGCGGAGGCCAGCCGTGCCCTCGGCCTCACCGAGGCGGACGGGACGACGCCTCGAGGCTTCGGGGTGCGCCACATCTACGAGGACGAGGCCGGGCGGCTCTGGGTCGGCACGACGGGGGAGGGGCTCGCGCTCCGGCAGGCGGACGGGCGCTGGGTCGGCGTCTTCCCAGCGAGCGGGGCGGGCAGCCTGCCGCACCCGAACGTCAACCGGGTCCACGAGGCGGAGGACGGCACGCTCTGGGTCGGCACGGACGCCGGGCTCGCGCGCGTCGTCGACCCGGGAGCCGGGAGGGAGATGACGTTCGAGCCGGTCGACCTCGGCGAGAGTGCGCCGGTCTGGGCCGTCGCGGAGAGCCCCGCAACGCCGGGCAAGCTGTGGGTGGGGACCGTGGGCAACGGCCTGCTCGCGTTCGACCCCGAATCCGGACGGGCGGTCCGGGTGGGGGGCGACGAGTTTCCGAGCGACCTCGTGTACGGCGTCCTGACGGACGAGACCGGCCAGGTCTGGGCGAGCACGAACCGCGGCCTCGCGCGCTACGACCCGACCTCGGACTGCCTCTCGGTCTATGACGCCGGCAACGGGCTCCGCGACGACGCCTTCGACCTGATGGCCTTCGACCGGAGCCCGACGACCGGCGAGCTCTGGTTCGGCGGGCCGAACGGACTCGTTCGCGTCGATCCCGATGGCGTCGGGCTCGCGACGTACCACCCGCCCGTGGCGTTCACGGGCGTCGAGGTGTTCGACCGGCGACGCGCCGGGCGCCCGCTCGACGGCGACACGATCCGCGTAGCCCACGACGAGAACTTCCTGACGGTCCAGTTCGCCGCGCTCGACTACACCGCGCCACGCCAGCTCCGCTACCTCTACCGGTTGCTGGGGGTCGACGCCGACTGGCGGGAGACGACGGGGGAGCGGCCGCTGGCGACCTACACGGCCCTCGAACCGGGGACGTACACGCTTCTCGTGCTCGGGTCCAACGCCGACGGCGTGTGGAACGACGAGCCGGCGCGGCTCACGATCGTCGTAGAACCAGCCTGGTGGCAGGGGATCCCGGCGCGGGCCGTGGCACTGCTCCTTCTCGCCGGGCTCGGACTGGTCGGCGTTCTCGGGGTGATGCACCTCGCGGCTCGGGACTACCGCCGCCGCCAGCAGGATGTCGCCGACGACCTCCACCGCGGGCCGGTCCGGGGGATCGGGGAGATCGGGCGGGACCTCGACGGCGTCGAGACGGACGGCGAGGTCGTCCGCCGCGTCCGACGGAGGGTGGGCGAGGTCGAGGTCGGGCTCCACGACGCGCTGATCCGCCTCCGTCCCGCCGCGGCCGGCACGCTCGGCCTCACGCGCGCCCTCGACGCGACCGTCCGCCGCGCCCGCCAGCAGGCTCCGGACGTGGCGATCCAGACCGACTGGTCGGCCGCCCCGGCCTCGCTGCCCGACGACCTCCAGCACGACTTCGTTTCGGTGTTGGCCTGTTTGCTGGACCACGCGCTCCAGACGGCCGATCCGGACGAACTCCGCGTGACCGTCACGGTCGACGACACGGGCATCGGGCTCCGCGTCGTTGCGGACCGCCCGGTGGCCGTCCGCGCGCCGGGCCTCCGGCGGCGCCTGCCGGGGACGAAGAACCCGCTCGTGCAAGCGCTCCGCATCGTCCGCCAGCGCGGCGGCGCGCTCGACGTCGAGCCGACCGAGGCGGGCAGTGTCGTCTCCGTCCGCCTCGGGCGCTAG
- the msrB gene encoding peptide-methionine (R)-S-oxide reductase MsrB: MPTDWKARLTPMQYRVLREGHTERAFTGAYHDEAAAGVYRCAGCGAPLFASDDKFDSGSGWPSFTEALGESVHLRDDRSHGMVRIEAVCASCGGHLGHLFDDGPRERGGLRYCINSAALDLDRADGGSGGA; this comes from the coding sequence ATGCCTACGGACTGGAAGGCCCGTCTTACCCCGATGCAGTACCGCGTGCTCCGCGAGGGCCACACCGAGCGGGCGTTCACGGGCGCGTACCACGACGAGGCCGCGGCGGGCGTCTACCGCTGCGCGGGCTGCGGCGCCCCGCTCTTCGCGAGCGACGACAAGTTCGACAGCGGCAGCGGGTGGCCGAGCTTCACGGAGGCCCTCGGCGAGAGCGTCCACTTGCGCGATGACCGGTCACACGGGATGGTTCGGATCGAGGCCGTGTGCGCGTCGTGTGGCGGTCATCTCGGTCACCTGTTCGACGACGGGCCGCGCGAGCGCGGGGGGCTTCGCTACTGCATCAACTCGGCCGCCCTGGACCTCGACCGGGCCGACGGAGGATCCGGCGGGGCCTAG
- a CDS encoding Vms1/Ankzf1 family peptidyl-tRNA hydrolase: MLDATTLRELADLAGPERAFLTVYLDAADDPSVLDARFTRIRTLLADEPEELEHFEESLALAREMIDTHDAPEGGALAVYASWAADLRLAYALPEPVGTKVWMGDAPFLRPAFELLDEHETYAVVVLDNEKARIYLVSADEVDEEGRVRGDVKNRVKKGGWSQKRYARRREKQIETYATELADGLAALHAERPFARLVLVGSNEPVQALTAALRTDLKDKLVGTTSVDGNASDADALEAAADLAEAGERQSEQELWHAIREQGVGPGLAAFGATSVWNALRAARAESVLVDREADLAGTKCRACEHVVHGTPQTCGACGSKDVFRVDLVETVTEQAARTGAEVDFADPFDALTEVGGIAALLRY; this comes from the coding sequence ATGCTCGACGCCACCACCCTCCGCGAACTCGCCGACCTCGCCGGTCCCGAGCGGGCCTTCCTCACGGTGTACCTCGACGCGGCCGACGACCCGTCCGTCCTCGACGCCCGGTTCACGCGGATCCGCACGCTCCTGGCCGACGAGCCCGAGGAACTGGAGCACTTCGAGGAGAGCCTCGCCCTGGCCCGCGAGATGATCGACACGCATGACGCGCCAGAGGGCGGTGCGTTGGCGGTCTACGCGTCGTGGGCGGCCGACCTCCGCTTGGCCTACGCGCTCCCCGAGCCCGTCGGCACGAAGGTGTGGATGGGCGACGCCCCGTTCCTCCGTCCGGCGTTCGAGCTCCTCGACGAGCACGAGACGTACGCGGTGGTCGTCCTCGACAACGAGAAGGCCCGGATCTATCTCGTCTCCGCCGACGAGGTCGACGAAGAGGGGCGCGTGCGAGGCGACGTCAAGAACCGGGTCAAGAAGGGGGGGTGGAGCCAGAAGCGGTACGCGCGGCGCCGCGAGAAGCAGATCGAAACGTACGCGACGGAGCTCGCAGATGGACTGGCGGCGCTCCATGCCGAGCGACCGTTCGCGCGCCTCGTCCTCGTCGGCTCCAACGAACCCGTCCAGGCCCTGACGGCGGCGCTGCGGACGGACCTCAAGGACAAGCTCGTCGGCACGACGTCGGTCGACGGGAACGCCTCGGACGCCGACGCGCTGGAGGCCGCGGCCGACCTCGCGGAAGCGGGCGAGCGCCAGTCAGAACAGGAGCTGTGGCACGCCATCCGCGAGCAGGGCGTCGGGCCCGGCCTCGCGGCGTTTGGCGCCACGTCGGTGTGGAACGCGCTGCGGGCGGCCCGCGCCGAGTCCGTCCTCGTCGACCGTGAGGCCGACCTGGCCGGGACGAAGTGTCGGGCCTGCGAGCACGTCGTCCACGGGACGCCCCAGACGTGTGGCGCATGCGGGTCCAAGGACGTCTTTCGCGTCGACCTCGTCGAGACCGTCACGGAGCAGGCCGCCCGCACCGGCGCCGAGGTCGACTTCGCCGACCCGTTCGACGCCCTGACCGAGGTGGGCGGGATCGCTGCGCTGCTGCGCTATTGA